A part of Haliotis asinina isolate JCU_RB_2024 chromosome 10, JCU_Hal_asi_v2, whole genome shotgun sequence genomic DNA contains:
- the LOC137298057 gene encoding RUN domain-containing protein 3B-like isoform X2 codes for MDDNKNTNTKLSNRQIQVARRNVVSVCRFCVKSLIDKACFSNIDDECEEFINFCAVLEQVLLHRIRRITTWYRGGDNRSFWEYVRAACRHVPQSCIASIDAIENIKSPSAKGRAFIRCALMEKKLSEYLGAAIKQQNVTRKHYLDGAIMLSEDANMLCGVFLGLNTIDFSFCLKGENMDLLGPLAIDFTPFLQFHQSAESVTSDLEEMRELSNSSISSSIMSEDVVDDASWRNKYKNLEHKFKSACEQKGYLEELVRLRERQVEEISADNQRMEMRLQYVEAEGQRDRLMLENVVLELQEQLAKVKSERQTLQQRLSLLLSMRQPPGSRQIREIQMAEMASEGIHSAHSTGELDLISSTRHLQNVQQQDNRSLLSGSSGQFTAKEDNHSMIPLTGSLTDVQIRPMDTLVHQSGKPEQTEMSELQSPSHQDADPSLEAPGQQRHESTDKESSTEVEADYREREPALAFPSFSCVDLDGSLDTCEDDDVGDLSALAAEDMPGDPLGIEKGRLKPAQVIETADMNKEAGSGLDKRESKDNDDCVSDANNSNGNLVESNEKTDSGNSDYDIVNPDSEKSSSNESSIELAEALDSGKSEMALGDSTEDEYLRIGSDEGQSDSPTDIPYKKEENSDEEADDTKKQASDREEADVSEPAENVSSNIKNQTKEEKMQVEANEQTGKDAPLSPGGDSGSSEGDKEWDFVSDSQGNGQTVSAKEVDRQ; via the exons ATGGATGACAACAAAAACACGAACACCAAGCTTTCCAATCGACAGATCCAGGTTGCAAGACGAAATGTCGTTTCTGTCTGCAG ATTCTGTGTTAAGAGCCTTATAGACAAGGcctgtttcagcaatattgacGATGAATGCGAGGAATTCATCAACTTCTGTGCGGTTCTGGAACAAGTGCTTCTTCACAGGATCAGGCGTAT AACCACCTGGTATCGGGGTGGGGACAATCGCTCCTTTTGGGAGTATGTTCGTGCGGCTTGTCGACATGTGCCTCAGAGCTGCATAGCAAGCATAGACGCCATAGAGAATATAAAGTCACCATCTGCCAAG GGCCGAGCTTTCATTCGGTGCGCACTGATGGAGAAGAAGTTGTCTGAGTATTTAGGTGCTGCAATAAAGCAACAGAACGTCACAAG GAAGCACTACCTAGATGGAGCCATAATGCTGTCTGAAGATGCCAATATGCTGTGTGGAGTGTTTCTAGGTCTCAATACCATTGACTTCAG CTTCTGCCTGAAGGGAGAGAACATGGATCTGCTAGGACCCTTGGCGATAGACTTCACACCATTTCTACAGTTCCACCAAAG TGCGGAGAGTGTTACTAGTGACCTGGAGGAAATGAGGGAGCTGTCCAACTCCAgtatcagcagcagcatcatGAGCGAGGACGTTGTGGACGACGCCAGCTGGCGGAACAAATACAAGAATCTGGAACATAAGTTCAAGAGCGCCTGTGAACAGAAG GGCTACCTGGAGGAACTGGTACGTCTTCGAGAGCGGCAGGTGGAGGAGATCTCTGCTGACAACCAGAGAATGGAGATGCGTCTGCAGTATGTTGAGGCGGAGGGACAGCGTGACCGACTGATGCTGGAGAATGTCGTCCTGGAGCTCCAGGAACAGCT TGCAAAGGTGAAGTCTGAGCGACAGACGTTGCAGCAGAGACTGTCCCTGCTGTTATCCATGAGACAGCCACCAGGGTCAAGGCAGATACGGGAGATCCAGATGGCAGAAATGGCCAGTGAGGGGATACACTCTGCTCACTCCACCGGGGAACT TGACTTAATCTCCTCAACCCGTCACCTTCAGAATGTCCAGCAACAGGACAACAGGAGTCTTCTTTCAGGATCATCTGGTCAGTTTACAGCAAAGGAGGACAACCACAGCATGATCCCACTGACTGGATCACTAACAGATGTTCAGATTCGACCAATGGACACTCTAGTTCATCAGAGCGGGAAACCTGAGCAGACAGAAATGTCTGAGTTGCAGAGTCCAAGTCATCAAGATGCTGATCCTTCTCTAGAAGCTCCTGGTCAGCAGAGGCATGAATCCACTGACAAGGAGAGTTCCACAGAGGTGGAGGCTGACTACAGGGAGAGGGAACCTGCTCTTGCTTTCCCCAGCTTCAGTTGTGTGGATCTGGATGGTTCACTAGATACTTGTGAGGATGACGATGTTGGTGATTTGTCTGCTTTGGCTGCAGAGGATATGCCAGGTGATCCTTTAGGTATTGAGAAGGGCAGATTGAAGCCTGCTCAAGTGATTGAAACTGCAGACATGAATAAGGAAGCTGGATCTGGGTTGGACAAACGTGAAAGCAAAGACAATGATGATTGTGTTTCTGATGCCAATAATTCAAATGGCAATTTAGTTGAGAGTAATGAAAAGACTGATAGTGGCAATAGCGATTATGATATTGTAAACCCAGATAGTGAAAAGTCTTCCTCAAATGAGTCAAGCATTGAACTGGCAGAGGCTCTGGATTCTGGGAAAAGTGAAATGGCTTTGGGTGACTCCACAGAAGATGAATATCTGAGGATTGGCAGTGATGAAGGACAGAGTGATTCCCCAACAGACATTCCATACAAGAAAGAAGAAAACTCAGATGAagaggctgatgataccaagaAACAAGCATCTGATAGAGAAGAGGCCGATGTATCCGAACctgctgaaaatgtttcatccaATATTAAGAACCAGACGAAAGAGGAAAAGATGCAAGTTGAGGCAAATGAGCAGACTGGCAAAGATGCTCCATTGTCTCCTGGAGGAGATTCAGGCTCATCTGAAGGTGATAAAGAATGGGACTTTGTCTCAGACTCCCAAGGAAATGGACAAACTGTGAGTGCCAAGGAAGTGGACAGACAGTGA
- the LOC137298057 gene encoding RUN domain-containing protein 3B-like isoform X1, with the protein MDDNKNTNTKLSNRQIQVARRNVVSVCRFCVKSLIDKACFSNIDDECEEFINFCAVLEQVLLHRIRPHRTTWYRGGDNRSFWEYVRAACRHVPQSCIASIDAIENIKSPSAKGRAFIRCALMEKKLSEYLGAAIKQQNVTRKHYLDGAIMLSEDANMLCGVFLGLNTIDFSFCLKGENMDLLGPLAIDFTPFLQFHQSAESVTSDLEEMRELSNSSISSSIMSEDVVDDASWRNKYKNLEHKFKSACEQKGYLEELVRLRERQVEEISADNQRMEMRLQYVEAEGQRDRLMLENVVLELQEQLAKVKSERQTLQQRLSLLLSMRQPPGSRQIREIQMAEMASEGIHSAHSTGELDLISSTRHLQNVQQQDNRSLLSGSSGQFTAKEDNHSMIPLTGSLTDVQIRPMDTLVHQSGKPEQTEMSELQSPSHQDADPSLEAPGQQRHESTDKESSTEVEADYREREPALAFPSFSCVDLDGSLDTCEDDDVGDLSALAAEDMPGDPLGIEKGRLKPAQVIETADMNKEAGSGLDKRESKDNDDCVSDANNSNGNLVESNEKTDSGNSDYDIVNPDSEKSSSNESSIELAEALDSGKSEMALGDSTEDEYLRIGSDEGQSDSPTDIPYKKEENSDEEADDTKKQASDREEADVSEPAENVSSNIKNQTKEEKMQVEANEQTGKDAPLSPGGDSGSSEGDKEWDFVSDSQGNGQTVSAKEVDRQ; encoded by the exons ATGGATGACAACAAAAACACGAACACCAAGCTTTCCAATCGACAGATCCAGGTTGCAAGACGAAATGTCGTTTCTGTCTGCAG ATTCTGTGTTAAGAGCCTTATAGACAAGGcctgtttcagcaatattgacGATGAATGCGAGGAATTCATCAACTTCTGTGCGGTTCTGGAACAAGTGCTTCTTCACAGGATCAGGC CTCACAGAACCACCTGGTATCGGGGTGGGGACAATCGCTCCTTTTGGGAGTATGTTCGTGCGGCTTGTCGACATGTGCCTCAGAGCTGCATAGCAAGCATAGACGCCATAGAGAATATAAAGTCACCATCTGCCAAG GGCCGAGCTTTCATTCGGTGCGCACTGATGGAGAAGAAGTTGTCTGAGTATTTAGGTGCTGCAATAAAGCAACAGAACGTCACAAG GAAGCACTACCTAGATGGAGCCATAATGCTGTCTGAAGATGCCAATATGCTGTGTGGAGTGTTTCTAGGTCTCAATACCATTGACTTCAG CTTCTGCCTGAAGGGAGAGAACATGGATCTGCTAGGACCCTTGGCGATAGACTTCACACCATTTCTACAGTTCCACCAAAG TGCGGAGAGTGTTACTAGTGACCTGGAGGAAATGAGGGAGCTGTCCAACTCCAgtatcagcagcagcatcatGAGCGAGGACGTTGTGGACGACGCCAGCTGGCGGAACAAATACAAGAATCTGGAACATAAGTTCAAGAGCGCCTGTGAACAGAAG GGCTACCTGGAGGAACTGGTACGTCTTCGAGAGCGGCAGGTGGAGGAGATCTCTGCTGACAACCAGAGAATGGAGATGCGTCTGCAGTATGTTGAGGCGGAGGGACAGCGTGACCGACTGATGCTGGAGAATGTCGTCCTGGAGCTCCAGGAACAGCT TGCAAAGGTGAAGTCTGAGCGACAGACGTTGCAGCAGAGACTGTCCCTGCTGTTATCCATGAGACAGCCACCAGGGTCAAGGCAGATACGGGAGATCCAGATGGCAGAAATGGCCAGTGAGGGGATACACTCTGCTCACTCCACCGGGGAACT TGACTTAATCTCCTCAACCCGTCACCTTCAGAATGTCCAGCAACAGGACAACAGGAGTCTTCTTTCAGGATCATCTGGTCAGTTTACAGCAAAGGAGGACAACCACAGCATGATCCCACTGACTGGATCACTAACAGATGTTCAGATTCGACCAATGGACACTCTAGTTCATCAGAGCGGGAAACCTGAGCAGACAGAAATGTCTGAGTTGCAGAGTCCAAGTCATCAAGATGCTGATCCTTCTCTAGAAGCTCCTGGTCAGCAGAGGCATGAATCCACTGACAAGGAGAGTTCCACAGAGGTGGAGGCTGACTACAGGGAGAGGGAACCTGCTCTTGCTTTCCCCAGCTTCAGTTGTGTGGATCTGGATGGTTCACTAGATACTTGTGAGGATGACGATGTTGGTGATTTGTCTGCTTTGGCTGCAGAGGATATGCCAGGTGATCCTTTAGGTATTGAGAAGGGCAGATTGAAGCCTGCTCAAGTGATTGAAACTGCAGACATGAATAAGGAAGCTGGATCTGGGTTGGACAAACGTGAAAGCAAAGACAATGATGATTGTGTTTCTGATGCCAATAATTCAAATGGCAATTTAGTTGAGAGTAATGAAAAGACTGATAGTGGCAATAGCGATTATGATATTGTAAACCCAGATAGTGAAAAGTCTTCCTCAAATGAGTCAAGCATTGAACTGGCAGAGGCTCTGGATTCTGGGAAAAGTGAAATGGCTTTGGGTGACTCCACAGAAGATGAATATCTGAGGATTGGCAGTGATGAAGGACAGAGTGATTCCCCAACAGACATTCCATACAAGAAAGAAGAAAACTCAGATGAagaggctgatgataccaagaAACAAGCATCTGATAGAGAAGAGGCCGATGTATCCGAACctgctgaaaatgtttcatccaATATTAAGAACCAGACGAAAGAGGAAAAGATGCAAGTTGAGGCAAATGAGCAGACTGGCAAAGATGCTCCATTGTCTCCTGGAGGAGATTCAGGCTCATCTGAAGGTGATAAAGAATGGGACTTTGTCTCAGACTCCCAAGGAAATGGACAAACTGTGAGTGCCAAGGAAGTGGACAGACAGTGA